A single region of the Deltaproteobacteria bacterium genome encodes:
- a CDS encoding PD-(D/E)XK nuclease family protein — MSPPSFDEWIESHCFTPSELEDYLLCPFRFYASTYLKVKPPQISGPELTPLEIGSILHAILEGTFKKCLKKREDLLPLLAHELKKVTAERTDLIPVLIEHQRIRMERALFHFFEKEIEEKKERPHSSLKPSYFEWRFESLSIPDGTNNPIKIKGRIDRIDIDPNRKRFLVIDYKTGSQKITGNQIRKGQSLQLPLYIMAVKQLLLPDHEPIGGLYYHLSDLTCDKGIIHADQLPENLEIHPRSSSLVPSAEWEALFKTANGNVVSIVQEIRREHFASKPEPCEPWCPYRDICLLRSHRA, encoded by the coding sequence ATGAGTCCTCCCTCTTTTGACGAATGGATAGAGTCTCATTGTTTCACCCCTTCAGAACTGGAGGACTATCTTCTTTGTCCTTTTCGTTTCTATGCCTCCACTTATTTAAAGGTTAAACCACCACAAATCAGCGGACCGGAACTGACCCCCCTTGAAATTGGCTCCATTCTCCATGCCATCCTTGAAGGAACCTTCAAAAAATGCCTGAAAAAAAGAGAAGATCTCCTCCCTCTCCTTGCTCATGAACTGAAGAAGGTCACTGCGGAGCGGACCGACCTGATCCCTGTACTGATTGAACACCAGAGGATACGAATGGAACGAGCCCTGTTCCATTTTTTTGAGAAGGAGATCGAAGAAAAAAAAGAGAGGCCACACTCTTCACTGAAACCGTCCTATTTTGAGTGGAGGTTTGAGTCCCTCTCAATCCCGGATGGCACGAACAATCCAATCAAGATCAAGGGACGGATCGACCGGATTGATATCGATCCAAACCGGAAGCGCTTTCTGGTCATTGATTACAAGACCGGCTCACAAAAGATCACGGGCAATCAGATCCGGAAGGGGCAATCACTGCAACTCCCCCTTTATATCATGGCCGTCAAACAGCTGCTCCTACCAGACCATGAACCGATCGGCGGGCTCTACTATCACCTTTCCGATCTGACCTGTGACAAGGGGATCATTCACGCCGATCAATTGCCGGAGAATCTTGAGATTCATCCCCGATCGTCCTCGCTCGTCCCATCAGCGGAATGGGAGGCTCTTTTCAAGACAGCCAACGGGAACGTTGTCTCAATTGTACAGGAAATCCGACGCGAACACTTTGCCTCAAAACCGGAACCGTGCGAACCTTGGTGCCCCTATCGTGATATTTGCCTACTAAGGAGTCACCGGGCCTGA
- a CDS encoding rhomboid family intramembrane serine protease, protein MIPYQDIQKTRHFPFVTILLILINASVFAYQLLLPPPGSNRLLYEFAVIPLEFKRGGNLPFSMGPIPIVTTFTSLFLHGGILHLIGNMLYLWIFGDNVEDRLGPVRFLIFYTLCGIIASFTQVYANFNSEIPMVGASGAIAGVLGGYLWIAPKAKVKVLIPVFYFLRTAILPAWIVLTGWALIQFLHVQLAPPNASGGIGYYAHIGGFVAGLLLLPAFRRRRR, encoded by the coding sequence ATGATCCCTTATCAGGACATCCAGAAAACGCGACACTTCCCGTTTGTTACAATTCTTTTGATCCTTATCAACGCCTCTGTTTTTGCCTATCAACTTCTCCTGCCTCCTCCCGGCTCCAACCGACTCCTCTATGAATTTGCCGTCATTCCTCTGGAGTTCAAACGGGGCGGAAACCTCCCCTTTTCGATGGGACCAATCCCGATTGTAACGACCTTCACGAGTCTGTTCCTTCATGGAGGAATTCTCCACCTGATTGGCAACATGCTCTATCTTTGGATATTTGGTGACAATGTGGAGGATCGACTGGGACCGGTCCGTTTCCTGATCTTTTACACACTCTGCGGAATCATCGCGAGCTTCACCCAAGTTTATGCCAATTTCAATTCAGAGATCCCGATGGTCGGCGCCTCCGGTGCGATTGCCGGCGTCCTGGGGGGGTATCTCTGGATAGCCCCTAAGGCAAAGGTGAAGGTGCTCATCCCGGTCTTCTACTTCCTAAGGACGGCTATTCTCCCTGCCTGGATCGTCCTCACGGGCTGGGCCCTCATCCAGTTTCTTCATGTGCAGCTCGCACCTCCAAATGCATCCGGAGGGATCGGATACTACGCCCACATCGGTGGATTTGTTGCGGGACTTCTCCTTTTGCCTGCTTTCAGGAGAAGGCGAAGATAA
- a CDS encoding MarR family transcriptional regulator — protein MPLQLISKGSSKKKTAKNLPEVRDSLIESAGKISANMLGMVSRVGGQIYSLLFLSRNPLSLDQISEQLRLSKGNISVNVRMLEEAGLVRKVWVKGDRRDFYEAHRDYPRKLLKEFFDRVRKGIEDSTRVINRCQTELEEASAGLKGEEAEDALFMKLQLELLLAFYGAASRIFDDFYQGREVDTDLLRKAILE, from the coding sequence ATGCCTCTTCAATTGATCTCCAAAGGTTCATCAAAAAAGAAAACGGCAAAAAATCTCCCGGAGGTTCGGGACAGCCTCATTGAAAGTGCCGGCAAGATTTCCGCCAACATGCTCGGAATGGTTTCACGGGTTGGGGGGCAGATCTACTCACTTCTTTTTCTTTCACGAAATCCTCTCTCTCTCGACCAGATTTCCGAACAGCTTAGGCTTTCCAAGGGGAATATCAGTGTCAACGTCCGGATGCTCGAGGAGGCGGGACTCGTCCGCAAGGTTTGGGTTAAGGGAGACCGCAGGGATTTTTATGAGGCCCATCGCGATTATCCTCGAAAACTTCTGAAAGAGTTTTTTGACCGTGTTCGAAAAGGGATCGAGGACTCGACCCGGGTTATTAACCGGTGTCAAACCGAACTCGAAGAGGCCTCGGCGGGATTGAAGGGGGAGGAGGCCGAAGACGCCTTGTTTATGAAATTACAGTTGGAGCTTCTTTTGGCTTTCTATGGGGCTGCCAGCCGTATTTTTGATGATTTTTATCAGGGACGAGAGGTTGACACCGACCTCCTGAGGAAGGCAATTCTCGAATAG
- the hpnC gene encoding squalene synthase HpnC produces MRLKKAMNDSPFQHCEAIARRHDENFPVGWFIPRPLQKYVFALYAFARTADDFADEISLNGNRLEKLDIWGRKLEEAVRGKADHPIFLALSETFQKTEIPPSLLADLLTAFRWDVVKNRYQTFKELEEYCRYSANPVGRAVLYLFGYHDPELHRLSDKICTGIQLVNHWQDIAIDLKKERVYLPEEDLVRFGYSLNDLQEGRLNRFFREMMAFQFERTRNLFAEGRPLLKHLRRRLRWQVELMWAGPLEILKKIEKVEFDVFRSRPVLTKRELAFLFLHQRLGRS; encoded by the coding sequence ATGAGATTGAAAAAAGCGATGAATGACAGTCCTTTTCAGCATTGTGAGGCGATTGCCAGGCGGCACGATGAAAATTTTCCGGTGGGGTGGTTTATTCCGCGGCCTCTCCAGAAGTATGTTTTTGCCCTTTATGCCTTTGCGCGAACGGCCGATGATTTTGCGGATGAGATTTCCTTAAATGGGAACCGGCTTGAAAAATTGGATATCTGGGGTCGAAAACTGGAAGAGGCGGTGAGGGGAAAGGCGGACCACCCGATTTTTTTGGCCCTTTCCGAGACCTTTCAGAAAACGGAGATTCCTCCCTCCCTGTTGGCTGATCTTTTAACTGCTTTTCGATGGGATGTTGTCAAAAACCGATATCAGACGTTCAAAGAACTGGAGGAGTACTGTCGCTATTCAGCCAACCCGGTCGGTCGGGCGGTCCTTTACCTCTTTGGTTATCACGATCCCGAACTCCATCGACTTTCCGACAAAATCTGCACCGGTATCCAGCTTGTAAATCACTGGCAGGATATTGCGATCGATCTCAAAAAAGAACGTGTTTACCTTCCGGAGGAAGATCTGGTCCGGTTCGGTTATTCGTTGAATGACTTGCAAGAGGGGAGGCTTAATCGGTTTTTTCGGGAGATGATGGCCTTTCAGTTTGAGAGGACGCGAAACCTGTTTGCCGAAGGGCGACCATTGCTCAAACATCTGCGTCGACGCTTGCGCTGGCAGGTGGAGTTGATGTGGGCAGGACCTCTTGAAATCCTCAAAAAAATTGAAAAAGTGGAATTTGATGTTTTCCGTTCCAGGCCTGTTCTCACGAAGAGAGAGCTGGCCTTTCTCTTTCTTCATCAACGATTGGGGCGTTCATGA
- a CDS encoding phytoene/squalene synthase family protein: MNSNSASYAIAQKSGSNFFPSFRFLPLEQREALSAVYAFCRLVDDEVDQATDEKRARQQLHQWKGRLLACYRGPLNEEFPFLRELRQAIERFEISEKYFLDLLTGVEMDLSKKRYETFRDLEIYCYHVAGTVGLMCNQIFGGRSEAHGHYARLLGTALQLTNIIRDVGQDLQSGRIYLPLEDLSLFGYSQKELEGRIQNERFIRLMEFQSARTHGFFQEARNALSCRERKGVVPAEMMRSFYEALLKKIERKRFPVLRKKVSLSPPEKGFLLARVWLGSLL; encoded by the coding sequence ATGAATTCAAACTCTGCGAGCTATGCCATTGCGCAAAAGAGTGGGTCGAACTTTTTCCCCTCCTTCCGGTTTCTGCCACTTGAGCAAAGGGAGGCCCTTTCTGCTGTTTATGCCTTCTGCCGCCTCGTAGATGATGAGGTGGATCAGGCGACGGATGAGAAGCGCGCAAGACAGCAATTGCACCAATGGAAGGGGCGGCTTCTCGCCTGTTATCGCGGTCCGCTGAATGAAGAATTTCCTTTTTTAAGGGAGTTACGGCAGGCCATTGAACGGTTTGAAATCTCGGAGAAATATTTTTTGGACCTCCTGACGGGCGTTGAAATGGACCTCTCAAAAAAGAGGTATGAAACTTTTCGGGATCTCGAGATTTATTGTTATCATGTGGCTGGAACCGTTGGATTGATGTGCAACCAGATTTTTGGTGGTCGGTCTGAGGCCCATGGGCATTATGCACGTCTCCTGGGGACCGCCCTTCAGCTCACCAATATTATTCGCGATGTGGGGCAGGATCTTCAATCGGGGCGCATCTACCTTCCCCTGGAGGACCTCTCCCTTTTCGGTTATTCACAAAAAGAACTTGAGGGACGAATCCAAAATGAGAGGTTCATTCGCTTGATGGAGTTTCAGTCGGCCCGTACGCACGGTTTTTTTCAGGAGGCCCGCAATGCGCTCTCATGCAGAGAGAGGAAGGGTGTTGTCCCGGCGGAGATGATGCGATCGTTTTACGAGGCCCTTTTAAAGAAGATCGAGAGAAAGCGATTTCCTGTCTTGAGAAAAAAGGTTTCTCTTTCACCTCCCGAAAAAGGGTTCCTTTTGGCCCGGGTTTGGCTGGGATCGCTCTTGTGA
- a CDS encoding FAD-dependent oxidoreductase: MKKEIVILGGGWAGLTAAVELSSHGHQVTLFEKRGHLGGRAYSFRDPASGSVLDNGQHLFMGCYSGTKRFLEKIGRLDDLHFQNNFRVDLTGPARNRPVRLQAWPLPAPWHLLGGLFGFQGFSLQEKVSFLNLRKALQNEPLPTDIALPRWLEQMGQSKRVQERFWNLLALAALNEEPRLCSAKLFQSMLHEAFVSGRKGAVIGFSRVGLSDLYAEPAAEFIQKKGGHLFLKTAVTRLHFSGQELSEVELEGGRRIAPEVVILAVPFSSLKKLLPESILYKDPFFQPIHKLQSSPIVSINLWFDRDFIPNDFLGFWGTSIHWLFNKGQILHDKGAPYYSVVMSGARNELLIPGPTLVQIALRELSQIFPEAVKAKLLHSHVMKEPEATLSPAVGVNPMRLPQRTPYKNLFLAGDWTDTGLPATIEGAVRSAYRAVASVEG, from the coding sequence GTGAAGAAAGAAATTGTTATTCTGGGAGGGGGGTGGGCCGGGCTCACAGCGGCCGTAGAGCTCTCTTCGCATGGTCATCAGGTGACGCTTTTTGAGAAGAGAGGTCATTTGGGGGGACGCGCCTACTCCTTTCGCGATCCCGCAAGCGGTTCTGTTCTGGATAACGGGCAACATCTCTTCATGGGTTGCTACAGCGGGACCAAGCGGTTTCTTGAAAAAATCGGGCGTCTGGACGATCTCCATTTTCAAAATAACTTTCGGGTTGATCTTACGGGCCCCGCAAGGAACAGGCCGGTTCGATTACAGGCATGGCCTCTTCCGGCTCCGTGGCACCTTTTGGGAGGGCTGTTTGGTTTTCAGGGATTTTCGCTTCAGGAGAAGGTCTCCTTTTTGAATCTTCGCAAGGCTCTCCAGAATGAACCGCTGCCGACAGACATCGCGCTTCCACGGTGGCTTGAACAAATGGGCCAATCCAAGAGGGTTCAGGAACGTTTTTGGAACCTTCTGGCCTTGGCTGCTCTGAACGAAGAACCACGACTTTGCTCCGCAAAACTTTTCCAGTCGATGCTTCACGAGGCGTTTGTTTCAGGAAGAAAAGGGGCGGTGATCGGGTTTTCGAGAGTAGGGCTTTCCGATCTCTATGCCGAACCGGCGGCTGAATTTATCCAGAAAAAGGGAGGGCATCTTTTTCTTAAAACAGCGGTGACCCGCCTTCATTTTTCTGGGCAAGAACTGAGTGAAGTTGAACTGGAAGGAGGACGGAGGATCGCGCCAGAGGTTGTGATCCTGGCGGTTCCTTTCTCCTCCTTGAAGAAGCTCTTGCCCGAATCGATCCTCTACAAGGATCCTTTTTTTCAGCCGATTCATAAACTACAATCCTCACCGATTGTTTCCATCAATCTCTGGTTTGATCGCGACTTTATTCCGAACGACTTCCTCGGATTCTGGGGAACCTCGATTCATTGGTTATTTAACAAGGGACAAATTCTTCATGACAAAGGGGCTCCCTATTATTCCGTTGTGATGAGCGGGGCACGCAACGAACTTCTGATCCCCGGTCCGACACTCGTTCAGATCGCGCTGCGGGAATTGTCTCAGATTTTTCCGGAGGCTGTTAAGGCTAAACTTTTACATTCTCACGTGATGAAGGAGCCGGAGGCGACCCTCTCGCCGGCGGTTGGTGTTAATCCAATGAGGCTCCCACAGAGAACACCCTACAAAAATCTCTTTCTGGCGGGAGATTGGACCGACACCGGTCTTCCTGCCACGATTGAAGGGGCTGTTCGGTCTGCCTACCGAGCAGTCGCCTCCGTAGAGGGTTAA
- a CDS encoding cob(I)yrinic acid a,c-diamide adenosyltransferase: protein MKIYTKTGDTGETSLFGAKRVYKSDRRIEAYGSVDELNAVIGQVLAENPPDKIAEALGRIQNDLFEIGAILAAPQTSKVEERSFLETEATPFLEQMIDQLEAMLDPLNRFILPGGGKVGAALHLARTVCRRAERAVVFLLSQKETVPTEVVKYLNRLSDLFFVMARWANKKENIQETLWAKQNKGTGR from the coding sequence GTGAAGATTTATACGAAGACAGGTGATACAGGAGAGACCTCACTCTTTGGCGCAAAGAGGGTCTACAAGTCAGACAGAAGGATTGAGGCGTATGGTTCGGTCGATGAGCTCAATGCGGTGATCGGTCAGGTCCTTGCGGAGAATCCTCCTGATAAAATTGCCGAGGCGTTGGGCAGGATCCAGAACGATCTTTTTGAGATTGGGGCGATCCTTGCTGCGCCTCAGACGTCAAAGGTTGAGGAGAGATCTTTTTTGGAGACAGAGGCGACCCCTTTTTTGGAACAGATGATTGATCAGTTGGAGGCGATGCTGGATCCGCTGAACCGCTTTATCCTCCCTGGTGGCGGGAAGGTTGGGGCGGCCCTACATCTGGCAAGGACTGTTTGTCGCCGCGCAGAAAGAGCCGTTGTCTTTTTGCTGTCCCAAAAGGAGACCGTTCCGACGGAAGTCGTTAAATATTTAAACCGGCTCTCGGATCTTTTTTTTGTGATGGCTCGTTGGGCCAATAAGAAAGAGAACATCCAGGAAACATTGTGGGCGAAGCAAAATAAAGGAACAGGGAGATAA
- the greA gene encoding transcription elongation factor GreA, with protein MKRELIPMTPEGLKKLQEELKYLKAVERPKIVAEIEAARGHGDLSENAEYEAAKEKQALTTKKIAELENKITQAHVIDPSQIDASKIVFGAIVTLSDTETGDQVCYQIVGADESDVRNGKISVISPIAKSLIGKKIGDEVRATTPRGVREFQVLAIRYG; from the coding sequence ATGAAGAGAGAATTGATACCGATGACTCCTGAGGGGTTGAAAAAGCTCCAGGAAGAGCTGAAATATTTGAAGGCGGTTGAGCGTCCGAAGATCGTTGCTGAGATCGAGGCGGCCCGTGGGCACGGAGATCTCTCTGAGAATGCGGAGTATGAGGCGGCCAAGGAAAAACAGGCCCTGACCACCAAAAAAATCGCTGAATTGGAGAACAAGATTACGCAGGCTCATGTGATTGATCCTTCCCAGATCGATGCGAGCAAGATTGTTTTTGGAGCGATTGTCACACTATCGGATACGGAGACAGGAGATCAGGTCTGCTACCAGATTGTCGGCGCGGATGAATCGGATGTTCGAAACGGGAAGATTTCGGTGATCTCTCCGATTGCAAAATCACTGATTGGCAAGAAAATTGGAGATGAAGTACGGGCAACAACGCCTCGTGGTGTGCGGGAGTTTCAGGTCCTGGCGATCCGCTACGGGTAA
- a CDS encoding HAD family phosphatase, translating into MLRAILFDFDGVLCDTEPLHCRLVQAVLLFHGISLSKEEYYQDYLGLDDRALLEAVFKKHEKRLDSALLEEMMAEKNSAFLKETVGHSLLYPNIKELITSLHPDYYMGVVSGALKNEILSILSGEGLMPMFQVIVAADDVKKCKPDPEGYQAALNLLNRDHVPESEILLPNECLVVEDSPWGIESAKAAGMKCLAVATSYKKEQLNAADWILDRADSQLRDILLHFS; encoded by the coding sequence ATGCTACGTGCCATCCTTTTTGATTTTGATGGAGTTCTCTGTGACACGGAGCCCCTTCATTGTCGTCTTGTTCAGGCGGTTCTGCTCTTCCACGGAATCTCACTTTCAAAAGAGGAATACTATCAAGATTACCTAGGGCTTGACGATCGAGCCCTGCTCGAAGCGGTCTTTAAGAAACATGAGAAGCGACTGGATTCGGCACTGCTTGAGGAGATGATGGCTGAAAAGAACAGTGCTTTTTTGAAAGAGACGGTCGGTCATTCGTTGCTCTACCCCAATATCAAGGAACTGATTACCTCTTTGCATCCTGATTATTATATGGGTGTTGTCTCCGGCGCCCTCAAGAATGAAATCCTGTCGATCCTCTCCGGAGAGGGATTGATGCCAATGTTTCAGGTTATTGTTGCGGCGGATGATGTCAAAAAATGCAAGCCAGATCCGGAAGGGTACCAGGCGGCGCTTAATCTGTTAAATCGTGATCATGTTCCGGAGTCAGAGATTCTGCTTCCCAATGAGTGTCTGGTGGTTGAAGATTCTCCCTGGGGGATCGAATCGGCCAAGGCAGCCGGCATGAAGTGTCTGGCGGTAGCGACCTCATACAAAAAGGAACAATTAAATGCCGCTGACTGGATCTTGGATCGTGCGGATAGTCAATTAAGAGATATCCTCCTGCATTTTTCTTGA
- a CDS encoding radical SAM protein — MAKLLWPVFGLINKMHEGKPFQPQWAPAPLIKSRERSFPQLGWPRTTDSLCPRCVKEVREEIVNGAKDYAHLIEEKPGEVKAQIVELDGKIQMVKECPKHGRFEDVMSIDPAFLKRIEKLYPGRDFKSPMTELRNHGSSSIQYGRGSVLTVDLTNRCNMMCDPCFMDANQVGYVHELSWEEVKQILENSLKIKPRRQMSVQFSGGEPTLSPYFLDAIRYCKEIGYFSVQAATNGIKFAQDPEFAKKAYEAGMRIAYLQFDGVSNESNEHRKISNLFDVKLRAITNLHEAGIDVVLVVTLVNTVNDDQVGQIVDFALQNCDKITFVSFQPVSFTGRDEDVSDEDRMRMRYTLSHLAHDMKKQTGISEPLRDWFPLSAIGPFSDLADYLKGPHQEWGTLKCGCHPNCGTGMALFVDKRSKEWLPLTEFLNLEGIIKDVQKITDACQPHWLTKLEVGCSLLRNYDVSKAPTNLTLKDFMLKFDKSTGGGLRGGKGNYGVGRERQRDQWHFMFVAGMWFQDLFNYDFRRTEMCIIPYGTQLGEVSFCAYNTGIGWRQIIENMFKNASVADWNRQYGRHPVYAGERPMPVPEQGFDVRLPSSLDLPAYQQ; from the coding sequence ATGGCCAAACTGCTTTGGCCCGTTTTTGGTCTGATCAACAAAATGCATGAGGGAAAACCGTTTCAGCCCCAATGGGCCCCGGCTCCGCTCATCAAGAGTCGCGAGCGTTCCTTTCCACAGTTGGGTTGGCCAAGAACGACCGATTCCCTCTGCCCTCGTTGTGTCAAAGAGGTTCGCGAAGAGATCGTCAATGGGGCAAAGGATTATGCCCATCTCATAGAGGAAAAACCGGGGGAGGTGAAGGCACAGATCGTCGAATTGGATGGAAAAATCCAAATGGTCAAGGAATGTCCTAAACACGGTCGTTTCGAGGACGTCATGTCGATTGACCCCGCCTTTTTGAAACGGATTGAAAAGCTTTATCCGGGACGTGATTTTAAGTCGCCAATGACGGAGCTTCGAAATCATGGATCCTCTTCCATTCAGTATGGAAGAGGTTCTGTCTTGACGGTCGATCTGACGAATCGTTGCAATATGATGTGCGATCCCTGCTTTATGGATGCCAATCAGGTTGGGTATGTCCATGAGCTCTCCTGGGAGGAGGTCAAGCAGATCCTTGAAAACTCGCTCAAGATCAAGCCACGACGCCAGATGTCGGTCCAGTTCTCTGGCGGTGAACCGACCCTTTCACCGTATTTCCTGGATGCCATTCGTTACTGCAAGGAGATTGGTTATTTTAGCGTTCAGGCAGCAACGAACGGGATCAAGTTCGCTCAGGACCCTGAATTTGCCAAAAAGGCGTACGAGGCAGGGATGAGGATCGCTTATCTCCAGTTTGATGGTGTCAGCAACGAATCGAACGAACATCGAAAGATCTCCAATCTTTTTGACGTGAAGTTGCGAGCGATCACCAATCTTCACGAGGCGGGAATCGATGTCGTTTTGGTGGTGACCCTTGTGAACACAGTTAATGATGATCAGGTGGGGCAGATCGTCGATTTTGCATTGCAAAATTGTGACAAGATTACATTTGTCTCTTTTCAGCCGGTTTCATTCACCGGGCGGGACGAGGATGTCTCCGATGAAGACCGGATGCGGATGAGATACACGCTTTCTCATCTTGCGCATGACATGAAGAAGCAGACAGGAATCTCCGAGCCACTGCGTGACTGGTTTCCGCTTTCAGCGATCGGTCCGTTTTCCGATCTGGCTGATTATCTGAAAGGGCCTCACCAGGAATGGGGTACGCTCAAGTGTGGGTGTCATCCGAACTGCGGGACCGGCATGGCGCTCTTTGTCGACAAGAGGAGCAAGGAGTGGCTCCCCCTCACGGAATTTTTGAATCTGGAGGGTATTATTAAAGACGTGCAGAAAATTACCGACGCCTGCCAGCCTCACTGGCTGACCAAGCTCGAGGTCGGCTGTTCGCTCCTGCGGAATTATGATGTCTCCAAGGCACCAACCAACCTGACCCTGAAAGACTTTATGCTCAAGTTTGACAAATCAACGGGGGGTGGTCTCCGGGGTGGCAAGGGGAATTACGGAGTGGGCCGTGAACGGCAGAGGGACCAGTGGCATTTTATGTTTGTTGCCGGGATGTGGTTTCAGGATCTCTTTAACTATGATTTTCGTCGTACCGAGATGTGCATCATCCCTTACGGGACCCAATTGGGTGAGGTCTCTTTCTGTGCCTACAATACCGGGATTGGCTGGAGGCAGATTATTGAGAACATGTTCAAGAACGCCTCGGTCGCCGACTGGAACAGGCAATATGGAAGACACCCGGTTTATGCCGGTGAGCGCCCGATGCCGGTGCCGGAACAGGGATTTGATGTCCGGCTTCCTTCGTCGCTTGATCTTCCGGCCTATCAACAGTAG
- a CDS encoding CDP-alcohol phosphatidyltransferase family protein, with protein MINYLSSLDPLWISLAPLVGVNLFFLTTLLIFSITYKSRPRHEDVDRKEYSRFLSKFLVEYWYWIWGPVERQLARWRVSPDTLTLTGLFFSAVAAYFFYRGTVGAGGWIMIFGATFDLLDGRVARLIHRESRSGAYFDSVIDRFAEAVVFLGLAGWYRDSWVLYFVVLALIGSMMVSYTRARGEGVGIKVTKGIMQRPERIVYLGVGSVFSPIAASLISPFYFVPHDFLTILALVAIAVLTLVGSIYRIQYVLIQLDPKPQSRRLFRRFVQRWFMMQ; from the coding sequence ATGATCAATTACTTATCCTCATTAGATCCACTCTGGATATCACTGGCCCCCCTTGTTGGGGTTAACCTGTTTTTTCTAACGACCCTCCTTATTTTTTCAATCACTTACAAGAGCCGTCCGCGGCATGAGGATGTCGACCGTAAGGAGTATTCACGGTTCCTCTCCAAGTTTCTTGTTGAGTACTGGTATTGGATCTGGGGACCCGTTGAAAGGCAGTTGGCACGATGGCGTGTAAGCCCCGACACGCTGACATTAACCGGCCTCTTTTTTTCAGCGGTAGCCGCCTACTTTTTTTACCGGGGGACTGTTGGAGCAGGCGGATGGATCATGATTTTCGGTGCCACATTCGATCTCCTGGACGGTCGCGTTGCACGTCTCATACATCGTGAAAGCCGATCGGGGGCCTATTTTGATTCGGTCATTGATCGGTTTGCCGAGGCGGTTGTTTTTCTGGGACTTGCCGGGTGGTACCGTGACAGTTGGGTCCTCTATTTTGTCGTACTCGCACTGATCGGATCAATGATGGTCTCCTACACGCGGGCCCGCGGGGAGGGGGTCGGCATCAAGGTCACGAAAGGGATCATGCAGCGACCCGAAAGGATTGTCTATTTGGGGGTCGGCTCTGTCTTTAGTCCCATAGCGGCCTCTCTCATCTCTCCCTTTTATTTTGTACCCCATGATTTTCTGACGATTCTCGCCCTCGTCGCGATTGCCGTTTTGACGCTCGTCGGATCGATCTACCGGATACAATACGTCTTGATCCAGCTCGATCCAAAACCACAGAGCCGCCGTCTCTTCCGGCGGTTTGTGCAGAGATGGTTCATGATGCAGTGA
- a CDS encoding restriction endonuclease, producing MPVFLLAGIALLLGFFLILLSALFDRKKTTPSSSLEEPLISLEVLQTVCLALVDEMKLQMIEAEKKENGIDLLAENPAPIIGGKYLFRGILLKKGETVPLPQIIEFSNTVTQERISKGVLVTTGQLPPEVSRLTELAPMELIDGKRLKQLMEKYQIPFALTR from the coding sequence ATGCCGGTCTTCCTTCTCGCAGGAATCGCCCTGCTGCTTGGCTTTTTCCTGATTCTGCTCTCGGCACTTTTTGACAGAAAAAAAACGACCCCCTCCTCTTCTCTTGAGGAACCTTTGATCTCGCTTGAAGTTCTCCAAACGGTTTGCCTCGCACTCGTCGATGAAATGAAGTTGCAAATGATCGAAGCTGAAAAAAAAGAGAATGGGATTGATCTCCTCGCCGAGAACCCAGCCCCGATTATCGGAGGAAAATATCTTTTTAGAGGAATTCTCCTGAAAAAAGGGGAAACAGTCCCTTTACCGCAGATCATCGAGTTCTCTAACACGGTCACTCAGGAACGAATCTCCAAAGGAGTTCTTGTCACGACCGGCCAACTGCCTCCCGAGGTTTCAAGGCTGACAGAGCTGGCCCCGATGGAACTGATCGATGGGAAACGATTGAAACAATTGATGGAGAAATACCAGATTCCGTTTGCCCTCACCCGCTGA